In Serratia sp. FDAARGOS_506, a genomic segment contains:
- a CDS encoding LysR family transcriptional regulator, which yields MDMINALRVFNAVVAEGSFTAAAETLDLSRPRVSKYIAELEQHFGVRLLQRTTRSMTLTEAGRECYAFSQRITAECQALDEYMGNQGQPGGTLRISAPHPYCRAELATIVAGYQRRYPRVAVEFCLSDQLVNLIEQGIDVAIRVANLSDSTLVARRLCDIPRVLCASPEYLAKHGVPTSPQALRDHNCLMYSLLPRTEQWEYLDAQGRAIEVPVFGTLRANSGDALLASALEGRGIILEPEFVVREALAAGALVRVMAEYVWTSRSLYVLYVNRRYLPVNIRSFVDFLAEYYQRAAFSAGG from the coding sequence ATGGATATGATCAACGCATTGCGCGTGTTTAACGCCGTCGTGGCCGAAGGTAGTTTCACTGCCGCAGCGGAAACGCTCGATCTCTCACGCCCGCGGGTCAGCAAATACATCGCCGAGCTGGAACAGCATTTCGGCGTGCGTTTGTTGCAGCGTACGACGCGATCGATGACGCTGACCGAGGCTGGGCGTGAATGTTACGCCTTCAGCCAGCGCATTACCGCCGAATGTCAGGCGCTGGACGAGTATATGGGCAATCAAGGGCAACCTGGTGGCACGTTGCGCATCAGCGCGCCGCACCCATACTGTCGCGCCGAGCTGGCGACTATCGTGGCGGGTTATCAACGCCGCTATCCGCGTGTAGCGGTCGAGTTTTGCCTCAGCGATCAGTTGGTCAACCTGATTGAGCAGGGCATCGACGTGGCGATCCGCGTGGCCAATTTGTCCGATTCCACGCTGGTGGCGCGCCGGCTATGCGACATCCCGCGGGTTCTCTGCGCCTCGCCCGAATACTTGGCAAAGCACGGCGTTCCCACCTCACCGCAAGCGTTGCGCGACCACAACTGTCTGATGTATTCATTGTTGCCGCGTACGGAACAATGGGAATATCTGGATGCGCAGGGCCGGGCGATTGAAGTGCCGGTATTCGGCACGCTGCGCGCCAACAGCGGCGATGCGCTGCTCGCCAGCGCGCTTGAAGGCCGGGGCATAATCCTGGAGCCGGAGTTCGTGGTCAGGGAAGCGCTGGCCGCCGGTGCGCTGGTCAGGGTGATGGCGGAATACGTGTGGACCAGCCGTTCGCTGTACGTGTTGTACGTTAACCGGCGCTACCTGCCGGTTAACATACGCAGCTTCGTGGATTTCCTGGCGGAGTATTATCAGCGCGCCGCTTTTTCGGCCGGGGGTTGA